From the Musa acuminata AAA Group cultivar baxijiao chromosome BXJ1-2, Cavendish_Baxijiao_AAA, whole genome shotgun sequence genome, one window contains:
- the LOC135595517 gene encoding uncharacterized protein LOC135595517: protein MQRCEAAMRDEGGGGGGKHKVPSDAKPVAPNNTKPLSVWGVLGGDGHHHHNAKPLPRPWASRDCKSFFTLHRLGFLLFLLSVSLLYFLHTYNLLFSPLPSCPVSSTAVLHLSSANFTTSIGNGSSADVGRSSPSTPVPIAAPRSPSSAAAASPAATGLQHIVFGIAASAKLWEKRKAYIKVWWRPRRMRGFVWLDKPVKELKATDPGLPLLKISGDTSRFPYTHRKGDRSAIRISRIVSETFRLRLPNVRWFVMGDDDTVFFPDNLACILSRFDHRQPYYIGSHSESHLQNIYFSYNMAYGGGGFAISAPLAAALARVQDKCLYRYPALYGSDDRIQACMAELGVPLTRHPGFHQYDVYGDLLGLLAAHPVAPLVSLHHLDVVQPLFPGAGSRAAAIRRLFDGPVRLDSGGVMQQSICYERRQLWTVSVAWGFAVTVVRGVMSPREMETPARTFLNWYPRADYTAYAFNTRPVARNPCQKPFVYYLASARYDNARQTTVTEYKRHRETHPLCKWRMADPSALVDRIVVHKKPDPGLWDRAPRRNCCRVLSSPKDAKKRDRSMVIDVGTCQEDEISGIN, encoded by the exons ATGCAGAGGTGCGAAGCAGCGATGAGGGACGAAGGAGGTGGCGGTGGTGGAAAACATAAGGTGCCCTCCGATGCCAAACCCGTCGCCCCCAACAACACCAAGCCCCTTTCCGTGTGGGGCGTTCTCGGCGGCGACGGCCACCACCACCACAATGCGAAGCCCTTGCCGCGTCCGTGGGCCTCCAGGGACTGTAAATCATTCTTTACGTTACACCGGCTCggctttctcctcttcctcctctctgttTCGCTGCTCTACTTCCTCCATACCTACAACCTCCTCTTCTCCCCCTTGCCTTCCTGCCCCGTCTCCTCCACCGCCGTCCTCCACCTCTCCTCCGCCAACTTTACCACCAGCATTGGCAACGGTAGCAGCGCCGACGTAGGCAGATCGTCGCCGTCCACGCCGGTGCCGATAGCCGCCCCGCGTTCCCCCTCCTCTGCTGCTGCCGCCTCCCCCGCCGCTACAGGgctgcagcacattgtctttggcATCGCGGCCTCCGCCAAACTCTGGGAGAAGCGCAAGGCCTACATCAAGGTCTGGTGGCGGCCGCGCCGGATGCGCGGCTTTGTCTGGCTTGATAAGCCCGTCAAGGAGCTGAAGGCTACGGATCCCGGCCTCCCCCTCCTCAAGATCTCCGGCGACACCTCCCGGTTCCCCTACACCCATCGGAAGGGGGATCGCTCGGCCATCCGCATCTCCCGTATCGTCTCCGAGACGTTCCGTTTACGCCTCCCCAATGTTCGGTGGTTCGTCATGGGGGACGATGACACCGTCTTTTTCCCTGACAACCTCGCTTGCATCCTCTCCCGTTTCGACCACCGTCAACCCTACTACATCGGCTCTCATTCCGAGTCCCATCTCCAGAATATTTACTTCTCCTACAACATGGCCTACGGCGGCGGCGGGTTCGCCATCAGTGCCCCCCTCGCCGCTGCCCTCGCCAGAGTTCAGGACAAGTGCCTCTACCGCTACCCGGCCCTCTACGGCAGCGACGACCGGATCCAGGCCTGCATGGCTGAGCTCGGCGTCCCCCTCACCCGCCACCCCGGCTTCCACCAGTACGACGTCTACGGCGACCTCCTCGGTCTCCTCGCCGCTCATCCCGTCGCCCCGCTCGTCTCCCTCCACCATCTCGATGTCGTCCAGCCACTCTTCCCCGGCGCCGGTTCACGGGCAGCCGCCATCCGCCGCCTCTTCGACGGCCCCGTCCGCCTCGACTCCGGGGGAGTGATGCAGCAATCCATCTGCTACGAGCGGCGGCAGCTCTGGACGGTGTCCGTCGCCTGGGGCTTCGCCGTGACGGTGGTGCGCGGGGTGATGTCGCCGCGGGAGATGGAGACGCCGGCGCGGACGTTTCTCAACTGGTATCCTCGCGCGGACTACACAGCCTATGCGTTCAACACCCGGCCAGTGGCGCGCAACCCGTGCCAGAAGCCCTTCGTGTACTACCTCGCCTCAGCCCGCTACGACAACGCCCGCCAGACCACCGTCACCGAGTACAAGCGCCACCGCGAGACTCATCCGCTGTGCAAGTGGCGGATGGCCGACCCCTCGGCGCTCGTGGACCGCATCGTCGTCCACAAGAAGCCCGATCCCGGCCTCTGGGACAGA GCTCCGCGGAGGAATTGCTGCAGAGTGTTGTCATCGCCAAAGGATGCGAAGAAGCGAGACAGGTCGATGGTGATTGACGTCGGGACGTGCCAAGAAGACGAGATCAGCGGGATAAATTAA